A region of Streptomyces sp. R44 DNA encodes the following proteins:
- a CDS encoding PLP-dependent aminotransferase family protein, protein MSPASPPSPASPPSPASPPSPDELVGRLGRWSAGRGPLYVLLAARLRRLIDEGALPPGALLPPDRWLARALAVGRTTVVAAYETLRQEGRVVRRQGSGTRVAAAALTLEEPRVKETSNPLFLHLLEAPDDVILLSCAAPDRPPAELAEAYRGLVLPDGDLGYHPAGIGALRAAVAARYAARGVPTAPGQILVTTGAQQALSLLARLLVAPGDGVLVEAPTYPGALDLFREAAAVPLPVAVGPDGVDVAEAVRVMERHRPALAYVISRFQNPTGAVLPPLAGRRLVEAANALGVPLVDDEVLADLAFDAAAGWSPLSSYGEVIGVGSLSKVVWGGLRIGWVRGPAPLIARLARLKALHDLGCDVPSQLAAVRLLDGYGPLLADRLRAVRAGHDHLRAELARLLPSWSCAPATGGQTLWVRLPHGDGVSFAQLALRHGVAVLPGATTDALGGSVRRLRLHFLAAPEVLTEAVRRLAAAWAEYTPGPEAGREAGRAALRGITV, encoded by the coding sequence TTGTCCCCGGCGTCCCCGCCGTCCCCGGCGTCCCCGCCGTCCCCGGCGTCCCCGCCGTCCCCCGATGAGCTCGTCGGCCGGCTCGGCCGCTGGTCCGCCGGGCGCGGGCCGCTGTACGTGCTGCTCGCCGCCCGGCTGCGGCGGCTGATCGACGAGGGCGCGTTGCCGCCGGGCGCACTCCTGCCGCCGGACCGGTGGCTCGCGCGGGCCCTGGCCGTGGGCCGTACGACGGTGGTCGCCGCGTACGAGACGCTCCGTCAGGAGGGCCGGGTGGTACGGCGCCAGGGCAGCGGGACCCGGGTGGCGGCGGCCGCGCTGACGCTGGAAGAACCCCGGGTGAAGGAGACCTCCAACCCGCTCTTCCTGCACCTCCTCGAAGCTCCGGACGACGTGATCCTGCTGAGCTGCGCCGCCCCGGACCGGCCGCCGGCCGAGCTGGCGGAGGCGTACCGCGGTCTCGTGCTCCCGGACGGAGACCTCGGCTACCACCCGGCGGGGATCGGGGCCCTGCGGGCGGCGGTCGCGGCGCGGTACGCGGCGCGGGGCGTGCCGACCGCACCGGGGCAGATCCTGGTCACCACCGGTGCGCAGCAGGCCCTCTCGCTGCTCGCCCGGCTGCTCGTCGCGCCCGGTGACGGGGTGCTCGTGGAGGCGCCGACGTATCCGGGGGCGCTCGATCTGTTCCGGGAGGCGGCCGCCGTGCCGCTGCCGGTGGCGGTGGGTCCTGACGGGGTGGACGTGGCGGAGGCGGTGCGGGTGATGGAGCGTCACCGTCCGGCTCTGGCGTATGTGATCAGCCGGTTCCAGAACCCGACGGGGGCGGTCCTGCCGCCGCTCGCCGGGCGCCGGCTCGTCGAGGCGGCGAACGCGCTGGGGGTGCCGCTGGTGGACGACGAGGTCCTCGCCGACCTCGCCTTCGACGCGGCCGCCGGGTGGTCTCCCCTCTCCTCGTACGGCGAGGTCATCGGCGTCGGTTCGCTGAGCAAGGTGGTGTGGGGCGGGCTGCGGATCGGCTGGGTGCGCGGCCCCGCGCCGCTGATCGCCCGCCTCGCCCGGCTGAAGGCCCTGCACGACCTGGGCTGCGACGTGCCGTCCCAGCTGGCGGCGGTGCGGCTGCTCGACGGGTACGGGCCGCTCCTCGCGGACCGGCTGCGGGCGGTCCGCGCGGGCCACGACCATCTGCGGGCCGAGCTGGCCCGGCTGCTGCCGTCCTGGTCGTGCGCCCCGGCGACCGGCGGGCAGACCCTGTGGGTGCGGCTTCCCCACGGCGACGGCGTCTCCTTCGCGCAGCTCGCCCTCCGGCACGGGGTGGCCGTCCTCCCGGGTGCCACGACCGACGCGCTCGGCGGCAGCGTGCGCCGTCTGCGCCTGCACTTCCTGGCGGCCCCTGAGGTGCTGACGGAGGCGGTACGGAGACTGGCGGCGGCCTGGGCCGAGTACACACCGGGGCCTGAGGCGGGGCGGGAAGCGGGACGGGCGGCGCTGCGGGGGATCACGGTCTGA
- a CDS encoding SMI1/KNR4 family protein, with protein MPHPDTADAAAAAAAAADADTAAAVDAAAVAAFAELFGPPPEGPAVPVDWDAVEEWLGLRLPADYKAIATAYGPLDIGERLWLHTPFASDARLFSYGSFVEEGRRDAPGVLPFGETRMSDTLYWDTTASDDPDRWPVVVHVRDLANAGKDPWVRPGTTLLPTLTGFVSDGLRPHLARSGLAGGELSPWTPPPRRPEPTPGQRAALASGGTGLDTLTALIPPPAEPYLGSESWEWLYERLGTRLPTEYVRLMETYGGGAWCQWLRLRTPLGTERYDLAGTEEWYGAAYRGLRADHPEYHPLAVWPEPGGFLPFADSIDGDELCWLTEGATPDDWPLIVIPRHADQGPPLTGTLTATLLAWLRGELRTEGLPGLVRPHEDPLDVIGFEAYGPKTD; from the coding sequence ATGCCCCACCCGGACACGGCCGACGCCGCAGCCGCAGCCGCAGCCGCAGCCGACGCAGACACCGCAGCCGCGGTCGACGCCGCGGCCGTCGCCGCCTTCGCGGAGCTCTTCGGCCCGCCGCCGGAGGGCCCCGCGGTTCCCGTCGACTGGGACGCGGTCGAGGAATGGCTCGGCCTGCGCCTGCCCGCCGACTACAAGGCGATAGCCACCGCCTACGGCCCCCTCGACATCGGCGAACGGCTCTGGCTGCACACGCCCTTCGCCAGCGACGCGCGCCTCTTCTCCTACGGGAGCTTCGTCGAGGAGGGCCGCCGGGACGCCCCCGGCGTCCTCCCCTTCGGCGAGACCCGCATGTCCGACACCCTCTACTGGGACACCACCGCCTCCGACGACCCGGACCGGTGGCCGGTCGTCGTCCACGTGCGGGACCTCGCGAACGCCGGCAAGGACCCGTGGGTCCGCCCCGGCACCACCCTCCTGCCGACCCTCACCGGCTTCGTCTCCGACGGCCTGCGCCCGCACCTCGCCCGCAGCGGCCTCGCCGGAGGCGAACTGTCCCCCTGGACCCCGCCGCCCCGGCGCCCCGAACCGACCCCCGGACAGCGCGCCGCGCTCGCCTCCGGCGGCACCGGCCTCGACACGCTCACCGCGCTGATCCCGCCGCCCGCCGAGCCGTACCTCGGTTCGGAGAGCTGGGAGTGGCTGTACGAACGCCTCGGCACCCGCCTCCCCACCGAGTACGTCCGCCTGATGGAGACGTACGGCGGCGGCGCCTGGTGCCAGTGGCTCCGCCTCCGCACCCCGCTGGGCACCGAGCGGTACGACCTGGCGGGCACCGAGGAGTGGTACGGCGCCGCCTACCGGGGCCTGCGCGCCGACCACCCCGAGTACCACCCGCTGGCCGTCTGGCCCGAACCCGGCGGCTTCCTGCCCTTCGCCGACTCCATCGACGGCGACGAGCTGTGCTGGCTCACCGAGGGCGCCACCCCCGACGACTGGCCGCTGATCGTCATTCCGCGCCACGCCGACCAGGGCCCGCCGCTCACCGGCACGCTCACCGCCACCCTCCTCGCCTGGCTGCGCGGCGAACTCCGCACGGAAGGCCTCCCCGGCCTCGTACGCCCCCACGAGGACCCGCTGGACGTCATCGGCTTCGAGGCGTACGGCCCGAAGACCGACTAG
- a CDS encoding carbon-nitrogen family hydrolase has protein sequence MRASLIQIAVDPDEPVDARRARVARLVREESGRADLVVLPELWTVGAFASDLFAAESEPLNGPTHRAMAAAARDAGVWLHAGSFVEAEGGALYNTSLVLSPDGELAASYRKIHRFGFDKGEAVLMAAGEDLVTVDLPTLTVGVGTCYDLRFPELFRGLVDAGAQAFVVPAGWPARRRAHWTLFAKARAVENQAYVLACGTAGTHAGVEQAGHSIVVDPWGETLAEAGPDEEILRVVLDPAKVRTTREEFPALKDRVLGIAAPRRA, from the coding sequence GTGCGCGCCTCGCTGATCCAGATCGCGGTAGACCCGGACGAACCGGTCGATGCCCGTCGCGCCCGCGTGGCGCGTCTCGTACGGGAGGAATCCGGCCGCGCGGACCTCGTCGTCCTGCCGGAACTGTGGACCGTCGGCGCGTTCGCGTCCGACCTCTTCGCCGCCGAGTCCGAACCGCTGAACGGCCCCACCCACCGCGCGATGGCGGCCGCCGCCCGCGACGCCGGCGTCTGGCTGCACGCCGGATCCTTCGTCGAGGCGGAGGGCGGCGCCCTCTACAACACCTCGCTCGTCCTCTCCCCCGACGGAGAGCTCGCCGCCTCCTACCGCAAGATCCACCGCTTCGGCTTCGACAAGGGCGAGGCCGTCCTCATGGCGGCCGGCGAGGACCTCGTCACCGTCGACCTGCCGACCCTCACCGTCGGTGTCGGCACCTGCTACGACCTGCGGTTCCCCGAACTCTTCCGCGGCCTCGTCGACGCGGGCGCCCAGGCCTTCGTCGTCCCGGCCGGCTGGCCCGCCCGGCGCCGCGCCCACTGGACCCTCTTCGCCAAGGCCCGGGCCGTCGAGAACCAGGCGTACGTCCTCGCCTGCGGCACCGCCGGCACCCACGCGGGCGTGGAGCAGGCCGGGCACTCGATCGTCGTCGACCCCTGGGGCGAGACCCTCGCGGAGGCCGGCCCGGACGAGGAGATCCTCCGGGTCGTCCTCGACCCGGCGAAGGTCCGCACCACCCGGGAGGAGTTCCCGGCGCTCAAGGACCGGGTGCTGGGGATCGCGGCGCCGAGGCGGGCCTGA
- a CDS encoding maleylpyruvate isomerase family mycothiol-dependent enzyme, with translation MTVHPSLQNYADAWTHSIEAIAELVQPLVEGEWNRPTPCIGWSVRDIVSHVIGMETEMLGDPRPIHSLPRDLYHVRSDFARYMEVQVDVRRHHTAPEMTSELEYILIRRARQLRNENRSPEHLIRAPLGAEQSLELAYRDRAFDVWVHEQDLRTALGVPGNLDSAGALVARDVLLEALPDVVAKDAGAPASSAVVLDVTGPVEFLRTVRVDAEGRGSIDGAPSLGPAVTLATDWETFVRLACGRVRPAEVADRVKIEGDAELAAAILDNFAVTPR, from the coding sequence GTGACCGTCCATCCCAGCCTCCAGAACTACGCCGACGCCTGGACCCATTCCATCGAGGCGATAGCCGAGCTGGTCCAGCCGCTCGTGGAGGGCGAGTGGAACCGGCCGACCCCGTGCATCGGCTGGTCGGTGCGGGACATCGTGTCCCATGTGATCGGCATGGAGACGGAGATGCTCGGCGATCCGCGGCCGATCCACTCCCTGCCCCGCGACCTGTACCACGTACGCAGTGACTTCGCGCGCTACATGGAGGTCCAGGTCGATGTGCGGCGGCACCACACGGCGCCGGAGATGACCTCGGAGCTGGAGTACATCCTGATCCGCCGGGCCCGGCAGCTCCGCAACGAGAACCGCTCCCCCGAGCATCTGATCCGCGCTCCCCTCGGCGCCGAGCAGTCCCTCGAACTGGCCTACCGGGACCGTGCCTTCGACGTGTGGGTGCACGAGCAGGACCTGCGGACGGCCCTCGGCGTGCCGGGGAACCTGGACTCGGCGGGTGCGCTGGTGGCCCGGGACGTGCTCCTGGAGGCGCTGCCGGACGTGGTCGCGAAGGACGCCGGGGCGCCCGCGTCCTCGGCGGTGGTGCTCGACGTGACCGGTCCGGTGGAGTTCCTGCGGACGGTGCGGGTGGACGCGGAGGGCCGCGGTTCGATCGACGGCGCGCCGTCCCTGGGTCCCGCGGTGACGCTGGCGACGGACTGGGAGACGTTCGTACGGCTCGCCTGCGGCCGGGTCCGGCCGGCCGAGGTGGCCGACCGGGTCAAGATCGAGGGCGACGCGGAGCTCGCGGCGGCGATCCTGGACAACTTCGCGGTGACGCCCCGGTAG
- a CDS encoding nitrate/nitrite transporter codes for MNSSYGSAVTLPGDPPGGRRAALVWGVGVAVYFVAVIFRTSLGVAGLDAADRFDVNASALSTFSILQLLVYAGMQIPVGLLVDRLGTKKVLTLGVVLFTIGQLGFALSPSYGTALASRALLGCGDAMTFISVLRLGSRWFPARRGPLIAQLAGLIGMAGNLVSTVFIARALHGLGWTTTFVGSSLAGVLVLVLMLLFLKDHPEGYEPEPSSHAGAAFVRRQIAESWREPGTRLGLWVHFTTQFPAMVFLLLWGLPYLVEAQGLSRSTAGTLLTLVVLSNMVIGLAYGQIIARHHAARAPLALGTVAATALLWGTTLAYPGHAPMWLLVTLCLVLGACGPASMIGFDFARPANPPERQGTASGIVNMGGFVASMTTLLAVGVLLDATGDNYRIAFSSVFVLETLGIVQILRLKARTHRRERERLVASRVEAVHVPV; via the coding sequence GTGAACAGCTCCTACGGATCCGCCGTCACCCTCCCCGGAGACCCGCCCGGCGGCCGCCGCGCCGCCCTCGTCTGGGGCGTCGGCGTCGCCGTCTACTTCGTCGCCGTCATCTTCCGCACGTCCCTGGGCGTCGCCGGACTCGACGCCGCCGACCGCTTCGACGTCAACGCCTCCGCCCTGTCCACCTTCTCCATACTCCAGCTGCTCGTCTACGCGGGCATGCAGATACCCGTCGGCCTCCTCGTCGACCGGCTCGGCACCAAGAAGGTCCTGACCCTCGGCGTCGTCCTCTTCACCATCGGCCAGCTGGGCTTCGCGCTCTCCCCCTCGTACGGCACGGCCCTCGCCTCCCGCGCCCTCCTCGGCTGCGGCGACGCCATGACCTTCATCAGCGTCCTGCGCCTCGGCAGCCGCTGGTTCCCGGCCCGCCGCGGCCCGCTCATCGCCCAGCTCGCCGGGCTCATCGGCATGGCCGGCAACCTCGTCTCCACCGTCTTCATCGCCCGCGCCCTGCACGGCCTCGGCTGGACGACCACCTTCGTCGGCAGCTCCCTCGCCGGCGTCCTCGTCCTCGTCCTGATGCTGCTCTTCCTCAAGGACCACCCCGAGGGGTACGAGCCGGAGCCCTCCTCCCACGCGGGCGCGGCCTTCGTCCGCCGCCAGATCGCCGAGTCCTGGCGCGAGCCCGGCACCCGGCTCGGCCTCTGGGTGCACTTCACCACCCAGTTCCCGGCCATGGTGTTCCTGCTGCTCTGGGGCCTGCCCTACCTCGTCGAGGCGCAGGGCCTCTCCCGCTCCACCGCCGGGACCCTGCTCACCCTGGTCGTGCTCTCGAACATGGTCATCGGCCTCGCGTACGGGCAGATCATCGCCCGCCACCACGCGGCCCGCGCCCCGCTCGCCCTCGGCACGGTCGCGGCCACCGCCCTGCTGTGGGGGACCACCCTCGCGTACCCCGGCCACGCCCCGATGTGGCTGCTCGTCACCCTCTGCCTGGTCCTCGGCGCCTGCGGACCGGCCTCGATGATCGGCTTCGACTTCGCCCGCCCGGCCAACCCGCCGGAGCGTCAGGGCACCGCCTCCGGCATCGTCAACATGGGCGGTTTCGTCGCCTCGATGACGACGCTGCTCGCCGTGGGCGTGCTGCTCGACGCGACCGGCGACAACTACCGGATCGCGTTCTCCTCGGTCTTCGTCCTGGAGACCCTCGGCATCGTGCAGATCCTCCGCCTCAAGGCCCGCACCCACCGCAGGGAACGGGAACGGCTCGTCGCGAGCCGCGTCGAGGCCGTGCACGTACCGGTGTAG
- a CDS encoding GntR family transcriptional regulator — MPSAPAGPAPQPTRQPPAADRVYMHVKQAVLDRRYEGGTLLTEGELAQAVGVSRTPVREALLKLEMEGLLKLYPKKGALVLAVSAQEIADVVETRLLVEEFAVRRAVPAPAGLIARLEELLEEQKRRAEAGDLAEVAVTDRCFHAEIVRHAGNQILSRLYDQLRDRQLRMGVAVMQSQPDRVAKNITEHAEILDRIKAGDVEGAAHCVRQHLSWVKVLVRGEER, encoded by the coding sequence ATGCCATCAGCGCCCGCCGGTCCCGCCCCGCAGCCCACCAGGCAGCCCCCTGCCGCCGACCGCGTCTACATGCACGTGAAGCAGGCCGTACTCGACCGGCGCTACGAGGGAGGCACCCTCCTGACCGAGGGCGAACTCGCCCAGGCCGTCGGGGTGTCCAGGACCCCCGTCCGCGAGGCGCTGCTCAAGCTGGAGATGGAAGGCCTCCTCAAGCTCTACCCGAAGAAGGGCGCCCTCGTCCTCGCCGTCTCCGCCCAGGAGATCGCCGACGTCGTCGAGACCCGGCTCCTCGTCGAGGAGTTCGCCGTCCGCCGGGCCGTGCCCGCCCCCGCCGGCCTGATCGCCCGTCTCGAAGAGCTCCTGGAGGAGCAGAAGCGGCGCGCCGAGGCCGGGGACCTCGCCGAGGTCGCCGTCACCGACCGCTGCTTCCACGCCGAGATCGTCCGGCACGCCGGCAACCAGATCCTCTCCCGCCTCTACGACCAGCTCCGCGACCGCCAGTTGCGCATGGGCGTCGCCGTGATGCAGTCCCAGCCCGACCGCGTCGCCAAGAACATCACCGAACACGCCGAGATCCTCGACCGCATCAAGGCCGGCGACGTCGAGGGCGCCGCGCACTGCGTCCGCCAGCACCTCAGCTGGGTCAAGGTCCTGGTCCGGGGTGAGGAGCGGTGA